One Paraburkholderia dioscoreae DNA segment encodes these proteins:
- a CDS encoding glutathione S-transferase N-terminal domain-containing protein: protein MMKLIGSLGSPFVRKARIVLADKKIDYELVPENVWAPDTRIHTFNPLGKVPCLVMEDGEAVFDSRVICEYVDTLSPVGKLIPQSGRERVEVRCWEALADGVLEAAVLIRLEGTQRAPEQRVEAWVARQQRKIDEALIAMGQGLGGKMWCAGNHYTLADIAVGCALGYLDFRMPELNWREPHPNLDKHFQKLSLRQSFIDTVPVN from the coding sequence ATGATGAAACTCATCGGTTCGCTCGGCAGCCCCTTCGTACGTAAAGCGCGGATCGTGCTGGCCGACAAGAAAATCGACTACGAACTGGTGCCCGAGAATGTCTGGGCGCCGGACACCAGAATTCACACTTTCAATCCGCTTGGCAAAGTGCCGTGCCTCGTGATGGAAGACGGCGAAGCGGTGTTCGACTCGCGGGTCATCTGCGAATACGTGGATACGCTGTCGCCGGTCGGCAAGCTGATTCCCCAGTCGGGGCGCGAGCGTGTCGAGGTGCGCTGCTGGGAAGCGCTCGCCGACGGCGTGCTGGAAGCGGCGGTGCTGATCCGTCTCGAAGGCACGCAGCGCGCGCCCGAGCAGCGCGTGGAAGCGTGGGTCGCGCGCCAGCAGCGCAAGATCGATGAAGCTTTGATCGCGATGGGGCAGGGATTAGGCGGCAAGATGTGGTGTGCGGGCAATCACTACACGCTCGCCGACATCGCGGTGGGCTGCGCGTTGGGCTATCTGGATTTCCGCATGCCCGAATTGAACTGGCGCGAACCGCATCCGAATCTGGACAAACACTTCCAGAAGCTCTCGCTGCGCCAGTCGTTCATCGACACGGTGCCCGTCAACTGA
- a CDS encoding Fis family transcriptional regulator codes for MSKNNIEQSVRDSLGMYFQDLDGSNPHDVYDMVISCVEKPLLEVVLEQAGGNQSLAAEYLGINRNTLRKKLQQHGLL; via the coding sequence ATGAGCAAGAACAATATCGAACAATCTGTCCGCGACAGCCTGGGCATGTATTTCCAGGATCTCGACGGCTCCAATCCGCACGACGTCTACGACATGGTGATTTCGTGCGTGGAAAAACCTCTGCTCGAAGTGGTGCTCGAGCAGGCCGGCGGCAATCAGTCGCTGGCCGCCGAGTATCTCGGCATCAACCGCAATACGCTGCGCAAGAAGCTGCAACAGCACGGTTTGTTGTAG
- a CDS encoding HlyC/CorC family transporter, producing the protein MNDTYPSRRHTDKPQEKRSLLERLTDFISPEPDSRAELLEILQDAHERNLIDADSLSMIEGVFQVSELSARDIMVPRAQMDAINIADNPAEFIPYVLEKAHSRYPVYEGNRDNIIGVLLAKDLLRYYAEEEFDVRGMLRPAVFIPESKRLNVLLHDFRVNRNHLAVVVDEYGGVAGLITIEDVLEQIVGDIEDEYDFDEESGNIIASPDGRFRVRALTEIEQFNEAFGTHYPDDEVDTIGGLVTHHFGRVPHRGEKVRLDDLIFEILRGDARQIHMLLVRRDPLAGQREREAQHVQT; encoded by the coding sequence ATGAACGACACGTATCCCAGTCGACGCCATACCGACAAACCGCAGGAAAAACGCTCGCTCCTCGAGCGTCTGACCGACTTCATCTCGCCCGAGCCCGACTCGCGCGCCGAACTTCTGGAAATCTTGCAGGACGCGCATGAGCGCAACCTGATCGACGCCGACTCGCTGTCGATGATCGAAGGCGTATTCCAGGTGTCCGAACTCAGCGCGCGCGACATCATGGTGCCGCGCGCGCAAATGGACGCGATCAACATCGCGGACAATCCCGCCGAATTCATCCCTTACGTGCTGGAAAAAGCGCACTCGCGCTATCCCGTCTACGAGGGCAATCGCGACAACATCATCGGCGTGCTGCTGGCCAAAGACCTGCTGCGCTACTACGCCGAAGAAGAATTCGACGTGCGCGGCATGCTGCGCCCCGCTGTGTTCATCCCCGAATCGAAGCGTTTGAATGTGCTGCTGCACGATTTCCGCGTGAATCGCAATCACCTCGCGGTGGTGGTCGACGAATACGGCGGCGTGGCCGGCCTGATTACGATCGAAGACGTGCTGGAACAGATCGTCGGCGACATTGAGGACGAATACGATTTCGACGAGGAAAGCGGCAACATCATCGCCTCGCCCGACGGACGCTTCCGCGTGCGCGCGCTGACCGAAATCGAACAGTTCAACGAAGCCTTCGGCACCCATTACCCGGACGACGAAGTCGATACGATCGGCGGACTCGTCACGCATCACTTCGGGCGGGTACCGCATCGTGGTGAAAAAGTCCGCCTCGACGATCTGATCTTCGAGATTCTGCGCGGCGACGCCCGCCAGATTCATATGCTGCTGGTGCGCCGCGATCCGCTCGCCGGCCAGCGCGAGCGCGAAGCGCAGCACGTGCAGACCTGA
- the ybeY gene encoding rRNA maturation RNase YbeY encodes MSRTPKLTLNLQFPAAKAWPEHKALLPRATVAGWIKAALFADGELTVRFVDAEEGRTLNRTYRGKDYSTNVLTFAYAESEDDPVTGDLILCCPVVEKEAAEQGKPLLAHYAHLLVHGTLHAQGYDHEAEEEAEEMEAIETEILGKLGFPDPYQ; translated from the coding sequence ATGAGCCGCACCCCGAAACTGACGTTGAATCTGCAATTCCCCGCCGCCAAAGCCTGGCCGGAACACAAGGCGCTGCTGCCGCGCGCCACCGTGGCCGGCTGGATCAAGGCGGCGCTCTTCGCGGACGGTGAGCTGACCGTGCGTTTCGTCGATGCCGAAGAAGGCCGCACGCTGAACCGCACCTATCGCGGCAAGGATTATTCGACCAACGTGCTGACCTTCGCCTACGCCGAATCGGAAGACGATCCGGTGACAGGCGACCTGATCCTGTGCTGTCCGGTGGTGGAGAAAGAAGCCGCCGAGCAGGGCAAGCCGCTGCTCGCGCACTACGCGCATCTGCTCGTGCACGGCACGCTCCACGCCCAAGGCTACGACCACGAAGCCGAAGAAGAAGCCGAAGAGATGGAAGCGATCGAAACGGAGATCCTCGGCAAGCTCGGGTTTCCCGATCCTTACCAGTAG
- a CDS encoding UbiH/UbiF/VisC/COQ6 family ubiquinone biosynthesis hydroxylase, which yields MNDVSQSTVILKPGAGGHPFDFDVTIVGAGPVGLALAGWLARRSATRALKIALIDAREPEDSIADPRAITVSHGSRMILEPLRWPADATAIRRIHVSQRGHFGRTLIDHSEHGLPALGYVLRYGSIVHGLAEAVHATPVHWFRSTSAGAPTQELDGVTLPIETAGVTRQLRTRILVNAEGGLFGDQKSGRGVAKGASAKVDQQSDHHADAETPDNRAAGIETKDAGQQTGRDGAAARHAGRTAVEPGSRDYGQTALVGTVTVSSPQPHVAWERFTSQGPIALLPTGGVRGADYALVWCCAPEEAARRAQLSDEAFLHELGAAFGDRMGRFTHIKGRASFPLGLNAVETLVDGHIVAIGNAAQTLHPVAGQGLNLGLRDAHSLADALSTEGPTPLALATFAQRRALDRRMTIGATDTLARLFTVDFAPLAIMRGLALTALEFLPPVKTALARQMMFGQRR from the coding sequence ATGAACGACGTTTCCCAGTCGACGGTGATTCTGAAGCCCGGCGCGGGCGGCCACCCATTCGATTTCGACGTGACGATCGTCGGCGCCGGTCCGGTCGGGCTGGCGCTGGCCGGCTGGCTCGCGCGCCGCAGCGCGACGCGGGCACTGAAGATCGCGCTCATCGACGCGCGCGAGCCGGAAGATTCGATCGCCGATCCGCGCGCCATCACCGTATCTCACGGCAGCCGGATGATCCTGGAGCCGCTGCGCTGGCCCGCCGACGCCACCGCGATCCGGCGCATTCACGTCTCGCAGCGCGGCCACTTCGGCCGCACGCTGATCGACCACAGCGAACACGGTTTGCCGGCGCTCGGCTACGTGCTGCGGTACGGCTCGATCGTCCACGGTCTCGCCGAGGCGGTGCACGCCACCCCGGTGCACTGGTTCCGCTCCACCTCGGCCGGGGCGCCGACGCAGGAACTCGACGGCGTCACGCTGCCGATCGAAACCGCGGGCGTCACGCGGCAGTTGCGTACGCGCATTCTGGTGAATGCCGAAGGCGGCCTGTTCGGCGACCAGAAGTCAGGTCGAGGCGTGGCCAAAGGCGCCAGCGCGAAGGTGGACCAGCAGTCCGACCACCACGCGGACGCCGAAACTCCCGACAATCGGGCCGCCGGCATCGAGACGAAAGACGCCGGTCAACAAACTGGCCGGGACGGCGCCGCCGCGCGGCACGCTGGCCGAACCGCCGTCGAACCCGGCTCGCGCGACTACGGCCAGACCGCGCTCGTCGGCACCGTGACCGTGTCCTCACCACAACCGCACGTCGCGTGGGAGCGCTTCACGTCGCAAGGTCCGATCGCGTTGCTGCCGACGGGCGGCGTGCGCGGCGCCGACTACGCGCTGGTCTGGTGCTGCGCGCCCGAGGAAGCCGCGCGCCGCGCGCAACTCTCCGACGAAGCCTTCCTGCATGAACTCGGCGCCGCATTCGGCGACCGCATGGGCCGCTTCACGCACATCAAGGGGCGCGCGTCGTTCCCGTTAGGGCTGAACGCTGTGGAAACGCTCGTCGACGGGCATATCGTCGCGATCGGCAATGCGGCGCAGACGCTGCACCCGGTGGCGGGTCAAGGGCTGAATCTCGGTCTGCGCGACGCGCACTCGCTTGCCGACGCCCTCTCGACGGAAGGCCCGACGCCGCTCGCGCTGGCCACCTTCGCGCAACGCCGCGCACTCGACCGGCGCATGACGATCGGCGCCACCGACACGCTCGCGCGCCTCTTCACCGTCGACTTCGCGCCGCTCGCGATCATGCGCGGCCTCGCCCTCACCGCGCTCGAATTCCTGCCGCCGGTGAAAACCGCGCTGGCACGGCAAATGATGTTCGGACAGCGGCGCTAG
- a CDS encoding gamma-glutamylcyclotransferase, whose translation MPCPDYPPVLGDSRLLTDEELRASLECTMRDWDRKSDLWLFGYGSLIWNPGLPTVEAARSRVHGYHRGLYLWSRVNRGTPEQPGLVLALDRGGSCTGIAFRLAAEGSAPHLEALWRREMAMGSYRPAWLPCVLADGRRVDALAFVMRRDVPSYTGKLRDDVVKTVFGCACGRYGTTLDYVSRTVHALRESGMPDRALEALLERCREESHGTGLTAGLRADLK comes from the coding sequence ATGCCCTGCCCGGACTATCCCCCGGTGCTCGGCGATTCGCGGCTTCTGACGGACGAGGAATTGCGCGCATCGCTCGAATGCACGATGCGCGACTGGGATCGCAAGAGCGATTTATGGCTGTTCGGCTATGGTTCGCTGATCTGGAATCCCGGCCTGCCCACCGTCGAAGCAGCCCGCTCAAGAGTTCACGGCTACCATCGTGGCCTCTATCTCTGGTCGCGCGTGAATCGCGGCACGCCCGAGCAGCCGGGCCTCGTGCTCGCGCTCGATCGCGGCGGTTCGTGCACCGGCATAGCGTTCCGGCTCGCGGCCGAAGGCTCGGCGCCGCATCTCGAAGCGCTCTGGCGCCGCGAAATGGCAATGGGCTCGTACCGTCCGGCGTGGTTGCCGTGCGTGCTCGCCGACGGCCGGCGCGTCGACGCGCTGGCGTTCGTGATGCGCCGCGACGTGCCGAGCTACACCGGCAAGTTGCGCGACGACGTCGTCAAAACCGTGTTCGGCTGTGCGTGCGGGCGCTATGGCACCACGCTGGATTACGTCAGCCGCACCGTGCATGCGCTGCGTGAAAGCGGCATGCCTGACCGCGCGCTCGAAGCGCTACTCGAACGGTGCCGCGAGGAAAGTCACGGAACTGGACTAACAGCAGGCTTGAGAGCGGACCTGAAATAA
- the lnt gene encoding apolipoprotein N-acyltransferase yields the protein MADPMTSRSRRGVSASAAQQTRGRTLPRWHYLVALAAGAANTLSFAPTPHGGWLELAIFAFFFAWLTRTTGWKSAALTGGAFGFGNFVTGVWWLYVSMHFYGGMAAPLAGAAVALFSLYLAVYPALAAAVWSFCAGHARNGAADDDTPFSPTWHGALAFASAWAIGEWLRGTVFTGFPWLASGYAQVDGPFAGFAPVAGVYGVGWMLALVAALIVQALLPLLPSRQPGGSSGASRNGGKPGVSRVVVPGAIALALIAAGLLLPLVQWTVPANAPLTVRLLQGNVKQEMKFEEAGMRAAIDQYQQMITSKPADLIVTPETAIPVLAQQLPAPFASAVRNFSDTTGSAILFGAIGGTITPEGQVIDYTNSLFGVTPGTRDVYRYDKHHLVPFGEFVPWGFRWFVNLMSIPLGDFFRGAPVQKPFIVHNQPVAVDICYEDIFGEEIARTIRESDTPAGVLVNSTNLAWFGDTIALDQHLQIARMRSLETGRPMLRATNTGMTAAIDANGKVLGRLTPYTVGSLDLTVQGTSGSTPYVTSGNNTVLAVSLFLLAFGFAFGPGIRRRQNGKQ from the coding sequence ATGGCCGACCCGATGACTTCCCGCTCGCGCCGCGGCGTGAGCGCCTCTGCCGCCCAGCAAACACGCGGTCGCACGCTGCCCCGCTGGCACTACCTCGTCGCGCTGGCCGCGGGCGCGGCCAATACGCTTTCGTTCGCACCGACGCCGCACGGCGGCTGGCTCGAACTCGCGATCTTCGCGTTCTTCTTCGCCTGGCTCACGCGCACTACCGGCTGGAAGAGCGCGGCGCTGACCGGCGGCGCGTTCGGCTTCGGCAATTTCGTGACCGGCGTGTGGTGGCTCTACGTGAGCATGCATTTCTACGGCGGCATGGCGGCTCCGCTGGCCGGCGCGGCCGTCGCGCTGTTCTCGCTCTATCTAGCCGTTTATCCCGCGCTGGCGGCGGCCGTCTGGTCGTTCTGCGCCGGTCACGCGCGCAATGGCGCGGCCGACGACGACACGCCGTTCTCGCCCACATGGCACGGCGCGCTGGCGTTCGCGAGCGCGTGGGCGATCGGCGAATGGTTGCGCGGCACGGTGTTCACGGGCTTTCCGTGGCTCGCGAGTGGTTACGCTCAAGTGGACGGCCCGTTCGCCGGCTTCGCGCCGGTGGCGGGCGTGTACGGCGTCGGCTGGATGCTGGCGCTGGTGGCTGCGCTGATCGTGCAGGCGCTGTTGCCGCTGCTGCCTTCGCGCCAACCGGGCGGAAGCAGCGGCGCCAGCCGCAATGGCGGGAAACCGGGCGTGTCGCGCGTCGTGGTGCCGGGCGCGATCGCGCTGGCGCTGATCGCAGCCGGTCTGCTGCTGCCGCTCGTCCAATGGACCGTGCCGGCCAATGCGCCGCTGACCGTGCGCCTGCTGCAAGGCAACGTCAAACAGGAAATGAAGTTCGAGGAAGCCGGCATGCGCGCCGCGATCGACCAGTATCAGCAGATGATTACCTCGAAGCCGGCCGATCTGATCGTCACGCCGGAAACCGCGATTCCGGTGCTCGCGCAGCAATTGCCGGCGCCCTTTGCGTCGGCGGTGCGCAACTTCTCGGACACCACGGGCAGCGCGATCCTGTTCGGCGCGATCGGCGGCACGATTACGCCGGAAGGCCAGGTGATCGACTATACGAACAGCCTGTTCGGCGTCACGCCCGGCACGCGCGACGTGTATCGCTACGACAAGCATCACCTCGTGCCATTCGGCGAATTCGTGCCGTGGGGATTCCGCTGGTTCGTCAACCTGATGAGCATTCCGCTCGGCGATTTCTTCCGTGGCGCGCCGGTGCAGAAGCCGTTCATCGTCCACAATCAGCCGGTTGCCGTGGACATTTGCTACGAGGATATTTTCGGCGAAGAGATTGCGCGGACCATTCGCGAAAGCGATACGCCCGCTGGCGTGCTGGTCAATTCGACCAATCTGGCCTGGTTCGGCGACACGATTGCGCTCGACCAGCATCTGCAGATCGCGCGCATGCGTTCGCTGGAAACCGGCCGCCCGATGCTGCGCGCGACCAACACCGGCATGACCGCCGCGATCGATGCCAACGGCAAGGTGCTCGGGCGCCTGACGCCGTACACGGTCGGCTCGCTCGACCTCACGGTGCAGGGCACTTCCGGCAGCACGCCGTATGTCACGAGCGGCAACAACACCGTGCTGGCGGTTTCATTGTTCCTGCTGGCGTTCGGCTTTGCGTTCGGACCGGGTATCAGGCGGCGGCAGAACGGCAAGCAATGA
- the miaB gene encoding tRNA (N6-isopentenyl adenosine(37)-C2)-methylthiotransferase MiaB yields MTKKVYVKTFGCQMNEYDSDKMVDVLGAAEGLVKTDTPEDADVILFNTCSVREKAQEKVFSDLGRVRELKEANPNLIIGVGGCVASQEGASIVARAPYVDLVFGPQTLHRLPQMIDKRRESGRAQVDISFPEIEKFDHLPPARVDGPTAFVSIMEGCSKYCSYCVVPYTRGEEVSRPLDDVLTEIAGLADQGVREVTLLGQNVNAYRGGLTLGSSEIADFATLIEYVADIPGIERIRYTTSHPKEFTQRLIDTYAKVPKLVSHLHLPVQHGSDRILMAMKRGYTVLEYKSVIRKLRAIRPDLSLSTDMIVGFPGETEEDFDKMMTLVHEMKYDTSFSFIYSPRPGTPAANLHDDTPREVKLRRLQHLQATIEENVQRISDSMVGKIERILVERPARKDPNELAGRTENNRVVNFPAPVASHARLIGQMVDVKIVKAYPHSLRGELVLVHDDAPATTH; encoded by the coding sequence ATGACCAAGAAAGTTTATGTAAAGACCTTTGGCTGCCAGATGAACGAGTACGACTCCGACAAGATGGTCGACGTACTCGGCGCGGCTGAAGGACTCGTCAAGACCGACACGCCGGAAGACGCGGACGTCATTTTGTTCAACACGTGCTCGGTGCGCGAAAAGGCGCAGGAAAAAGTCTTCTCCGACCTCGGCCGTGTACGCGAGCTGAAAGAAGCGAATCCCAATCTGATCATCGGCGTGGGCGGTTGCGTGGCGAGCCAGGAAGGCGCCTCGATCGTTGCACGTGCACCTTATGTCGATCTGGTGTTCGGTCCGCAAACACTGCACCGCCTGCCGCAAATGATCGACAAGCGCCGCGAAAGCGGCCGCGCGCAAGTGGACATCTCGTTCCCGGAAATCGAAAAGTTCGATCATCTGCCGCCTGCGCGTGTGGACGGCCCGACCGCGTTCGTGTCGATCATGGAAGGCTGCAGCAAGTACTGCAGCTACTGCGTCGTGCCGTACACGCGCGGCGAAGAAGTGTCGCGTCCGCTGGACGACGTGCTGACCGAAATCGCCGGTCTCGCCGACCAGGGCGTGCGTGAAGTCACGCTGCTCGGCCAGAACGTGAACGCCTATCGCGGCGGCCTGACGCTCGGCTCGTCGGAAATCGCCGACTTCGCCACGCTGATCGAATACGTCGCGGATATTCCGGGCATAGAGCGGATTCGCTACACCACGTCGCATCCGAAGGAATTCACGCAGCGCCTGATCGACACCTACGCCAAGGTGCCGAAGCTCGTCAGCCACTTGCATCTGCCGGTGCAGCACGGCTCCGACCGCATTCTGATGGCCATGAAGCGCGGCTATACGGTGCTCGAATACAAGTCGGTGATCCGCAAGCTGCGCGCGATCCGCCCCGATCTGTCGCTCTCCACCGACATGATCGTCGGCTTCCCCGGCGAGACGGAAGAAGACTTCGACAAGATGATGACGCTCGTACACGAAATGAAGTACGACACCAGCTTCTCGTTCATCTACAGCCCGCGCCCCGGCACGCCGGCCGCGAATCTGCACGACGACACGCCGCGCGAAGTGAAGCTTAGGCGGCTGCAACATTTGCAGGCCACCATCGAGGAAAACGTGCAGCGCATCAGTGATTCGATGGTCGGCAAGATCGAGCGCATTCTGGTCGAGCGCCCGGCGCGCAAGGACCCGAACGAACTCGCGGGCCGCACCGAGAACAACCGGGTGGTAAATTTCCCGGCGCCGGTCGCCTCGCACGCGCGGCTGATCGGCCAGATGGTCGACGTGAAAATCGTCAAAGCGTACCCACATTCGCTACGTGGCGAACTCGTGCTGGTGCATGACGACGCGCCGGCCACGACCCACTAA
- the dusB gene encoding tRNA dihydrouridine synthase DusB — translation MPTLGSHNLRNNLFVAPMAGVTDRPFRQLCKRLGAGYAVSEMVASNAQLWKSEKTMRRANHAGEVEPIAVQIAGADPAMMAEAARYNVANGAQIIDINMGCPAKKVCNVAAGSALLQNEPLVQRIVEAVVGAVGVGPDAVPVTLKIRTGWNRENRNALSVARLAESAGISMLTVHGRTRADLYHGEAEYDTIAAVKAAVRIPVVANGDITSPQKAREVLAATGADAIMIGRAAQGRPWLFREIGHFLQTGELLPPPRIDEIQQVMNEHLEDHYAFYGEFTGVRTARKHIGWYTRGLSGANVFRHRMNTLDTTREQLLAVNEFFDAQKAISDRLVYVDETLSTDEDPTDRLAA, via the coding sequence ATGCCCACTCTCGGCTCCCACAATCTGCGTAATAACCTGTTCGTCGCGCCCATGGCCGGCGTGACCGACCGGCCGTTCCGGCAGCTCTGCAAACGGCTGGGCGCAGGCTACGCGGTGTCGGAAATGGTCGCCTCGAACGCGCAGTTGTGGAAAAGCGAGAAGACCATGCGCCGCGCCAATCACGCGGGCGAGGTCGAACCGATCGCCGTGCAGATCGCCGGCGCCGATCCGGCCATGATGGCCGAAGCGGCCCGCTACAACGTGGCGAACGGCGCGCAGATCATCGACATCAACATGGGCTGCCCGGCCAAGAAGGTGTGCAACGTGGCGGCCGGTTCGGCCCTGTTGCAGAACGAGCCGCTGGTGCAGCGCATCGTCGAGGCGGTGGTCGGCGCGGTGGGCGTCGGGCCCGACGCGGTGCCCGTCACGCTCAAGATCCGCACCGGCTGGAATCGCGAGAACCGGAACGCGCTGAGCGTCGCGCGTCTGGCCGAATCGGCCGGTATTTCGATGCTGACCGTGCATGGCCGCACGCGCGCCGACCTGTATCACGGCGAGGCCGAATACGACACCATCGCCGCAGTGAAAGCGGCCGTGCGCATTCCGGTGGTCGCCAACGGCGACATTACGTCGCCGCAAAAAGCACGCGAGGTGTTGGCCGCCACCGGTGCCGACGCGATCATGATTGGCCGCGCCGCGCAAGGGCGCCCGTGGCTGTTCCGCGAGATCGGCCATTTCCTGCAAACGGGTGAGTTGCTGCCGCCGCCGCGCATCGACGAAATCCAGCAGGTGATGAACGAGCATCTCGAAGACCACTATGCCTTCTACGGCGAATTTACGGGCGTGCGCACTGCGCGCAAGCACATCGGCTGGTACACTCGCGGCCTTTCTGGCGCCAACGTGTTCCGGCATCGCATGAATACGCTGGACACCACACGCGAACAACTCCTCGCCGTCAACGAGTTCTTCGACGCACAAAAGGCGATCTCCGACCGCCTCGTCTACGTCGACGAAACGCTCAGCACGGACGAGGACCCAACCGACCGACTAGCAGCATGA
- a CDS encoding aminopeptidase P N-terminal domain-containing protein produces MNQPTEPTIAIDVYRTRRERILAALRAAGGGVAIVPTAPEALRNRDADYPYRHDSYFYYLTGFTEPEALLVLDASAAPGEPASVLFCREKNVERETWEGFRFGPDGARAAFGFDAAFAIGEIDTQLPRLLADKPSLHYALGTSPQLDERVRGWLDAVRAQARGGVAAPAAAHDLIPLLDDMRLIKDDHELAIMRRAGQISAEAHRRAMAACRPGVHEYELEAELLYTFRKFGAQAPAYTSIVAAGANACVLHYPAGNAMARDGDLILIDAACELDGYASDITRTFPASGRFTPAQRELYDIVLAAQQAAIDATRAGATFDDPHQAAVRVLSQGLLDTGIIERAKFASVDDVIAERAYVPFYMHRTGHWLGMDVHDVGDYRERGAARDEAGALPWRTLQASMTLTIEPGLYIRPTEGVPECYWNIGIRIEDDAIVTPDGCELITRGVPVAADEIEALMLEARAAQEAVK; encoded by the coding sequence ATGAACCAGCCGACCGAACCCACCATCGCCATCGACGTCTACCGCACGCGCCGTGAGCGCATACTCGCCGCGCTCCGGGCGGCGGGCGGCGGCGTCGCCATTGTCCCCACCGCGCCGGAGGCGTTGCGTAACCGGGACGCCGATTATCCCTATCGGCACGACAGCTATTTCTACTACCTGACCGGCTTCACCGAACCCGAGGCGTTGCTGGTGCTCGACGCCAGCGCCGCGCCCGGCGAGCCGGCTTCGGTGCTGTTCTGCCGCGAGAAGAATGTCGAGCGCGAAACGTGGGAAGGTTTCCGCTTCGGCCCGGACGGCGCGCGCGCGGCTTTCGGTTTCGACGCGGCTTTCGCCATCGGCGAAATCGATACGCAACTGCCGCGTCTGCTTGCCGACAAGCCGTCGTTGCACTACGCGCTCGGCACCTCGCCGCAACTGGACGAACGGGTGCGCGGCTGGCTCGACGCGGTGCGGGCTCAAGCCCGCGGCGGTGTCGCCGCACCGGCCGCCGCGCACGATCTGATTCCGTTGCTCGACGACATGCGGCTCATCAAGGACGACCACGAACTCGCCATCATGCGCCGGGCCGGGCAGATTTCCGCCGAGGCGCATCGTCGCGCGATGGCAGCGTGCCGTCCCGGCGTGCACGAGTACGAACTCGAAGCCGAACTGCTCTACACGTTCCGCAAGTTCGGCGCACAGGCGCCGGCTTACACGTCGATCGTCGCGGCCGGCGCGAATGCCTGCGTGCTGCACTACCCGGCGGGCAATGCGATGGCTCGGGACGGCGACCTGATCCTGATCGACGCGGCCTGCGAGCTCGACGGCTACGCGTCCGACATCACCCGCACCTTCCCCGCGAGCGGCCGCTTCACGCCGGCGCAGCGCGAGCTGTACGACATCGTGCTGGCCGCGCAGCAAGCCGCCATCGACGCGACCCGGGCCGGCGCCACCTTCGACGACCCGCACCAGGCCGCCGTGCGTGTGCTGTCGCAGGGCCTGCTCGACACCGGCATCATCGAGCGAGCGAAGTTTGCCTCGGTCGACGACGTGATCGCCGAGCGCGCCTACGTGCCCTTCTATATGCACCGCACCGGCCACTGGCTCGGCATGGACGTGCACGACGTGGGCGACTACCGCGAACGCGGCGCGGCGCGCGACGAAGCGGGCGCGCTGCCGTGGCGCACGCTGCAGGCCTCGATGACGCTGACCATCGAGCCCGGCCTGTATATCCGGCCGACCGAAGGCGTGCCCGAGTGCTACTGGAACATCGGCATCCGCATCGAGGACGACGCCATCGTCACGCCGGACGGCTGTGAGCTGATCACGCGCGGCGTGCCCGTTGCCGCCGACGAGATCGAGGCGCTGATGCTGGAAGCCCGCGCGGCCCAGGAAGCCGTGAAGTAA